From the Longimicrobiaceae bacterium genome, one window contains:
- a CDS encoding sigma-70 family RNA polymerase sigma factor has protein sequence MGAVQRRAAPDVLAAERSPALRLERAGPAGEPTTASAGRTVEFDATFRAVYPALHRYLQRMTGDADTADDIAQEAFFRLLSRPMPQDEARLWLFTVATNLFRDGARTVKRRERLLTAVPPTTGTLPAPDEELERSQSVARVRAALSQLPARERQMLLMKQEGFRYEEIARVAAVAPSSVGTLLARALRRFAAVYDAHEEEMDDARR, from the coding sequence ATGGGCGCCGTGCAGAGGCGCGCGGCGCCGGACGTGCTCGCGGCCGAGAGGAGCCCGGCCTTGAGGCTGGAGCGCGCGGGCCCCGCCGGCGAGCCCACCACCGCGAGCGCGGGGCGGACAGTGGAATTCGACGCTACGTTCCGGGCCGTGTACCCGGCGCTGCACCGCTACCTCCAGCGCATGACCGGCGACGCCGACACGGCCGACGACATCGCGCAGGAGGCGTTCTTCCGCCTGCTGTCGCGGCCCATGCCGCAGGACGAGGCGCGCCTGTGGCTGTTCACCGTGGCGACCAACCTGTTCCGCGACGGCGCGCGCACGGTGAAGAGGCGCGAGCGGCTGCTCACGGCGGTGCCGCCCACCACGGGCACCCTGCCCGCGCCGGACGAGGAGCTGGAGCGGTCCCAGAGCGTGGCCCGGGTGCGCGCGGCGCTCTCGCAGCTCCCGGCGCGCGAGCGGCAGATGCTGCTGATGAAGCAGGAAGGCTTCCGGTACGAAGAGATCGCCCGGGTCGCCGCGGTGGCGCCCAGCTCGGTGGGAACGCTGCTGGCGAGGGCGCTGCGAAGGTTCGCGGCGGTCTACGACGCACACGAAGAGGAGATGGATGATGCACGCCGGTGA